A genomic segment from Glycine soja cultivar W05 chromosome 20, ASM419377v2, whole genome shotgun sequence encodes:
- the LOC114401248 gene encoding mediator of DNA damage checkpoint protein 1-like isoform X4 has protein sequence MQSEFSDAKKRREEDNPQTLVSLVHDSEKKKRKRKRKKKIEESNEQPQVEVCPKSLVDSVIPIVAQKENAETTTENSNPTPKKKKKKKNKNVQDAEQLLTCDPSIAIGAVPDVTKEGGSQQGDANGNGGLCPKPLLDTPIPIVPQEGNAKTSTQNPNPIPQKKKKKKNVQGAEQHLTCDPSILIDVEPDVTKEVGAQQISETAETTTHDPVPTPKKNKNKDVQVAQQQLHTCDPSIPTSAEPDVMKEEATKQGDADGNEGLCPKPLLDKPIPIFPQEENAETSRQNPNPTPRKKKKKNVEGAEQVQTCDPSILTGVEPDVMKEEGAQQGSDLPAETTRQIHAPTPKKNKKKDVQGAQQQLQTCDPSIMIGVEPNVMKEEGAQQGEANETAVFGINEECPGPDSMPLKDTLRKKKNVLKSQGAEPEPKSKESNNTHHPQQCYSDSELKMKMKKGAEANAENSAVCPKPKLALPSDIAIPNNSQVNKRAEPTEAKVEDQACSKPKLASPIDLPAPTNSEKKKEVEPVQNPDARAQPPQPQPCSAPCAEPPGDPATPIDQRRRKQKSKREKETIIICSEEVENQGSPLHMDITLNQAPDQVQQDQATPISLQPASLMDQTILVDPATPIDLELTMKKIKKKQRKKTTSTELPEISIQTSTCLIEASPIDPAIPMDPCLAISTGPEQEMSKKKKKRKSKLESEAAELNEHYKLPEAAPPEAPVQKSIYHTDAPSIDPVGPSPPVDTETPIDQGQQMTKKKRKKKKRIVIIIEGTETNEHGVKPPETLVQKFAYPTVTTSIDPTIPVPAPPIDQGQKMRKKMRKRSALISKGAEPDEHDDKPPGTPVQRSIHPIAEPSIDPTIPASQTPPVDPATPVDPEPMTKKKRKKKRNSAKNEGLESEKHNADRIAETPVQKTEGSTTENSMRCRACRQPGHRFQQCQRLKCLSMDEEVCFFCGEIGHSLGKCDVSQAGGGRFAKCLLCYGHGHFSYNCPQNGHGIDPKVLAVNGAINRIPSCSSSGSSKRALAEV, from the exons ATGCAGAGCGAGTTCTCCGATGCGAAGAAGCGCAGAGAGGAGGACAACCCTCAAACACTCGTTTCCCTCGTACACGAcagtgagaagaagaagagaaagagaaagagaaagaagaaaatcgAGGAATCAAACGAGCAGCCCCAGGTTGAGGTATGCCCTAAATCCTTAGTAGACTCGGTTATCCCAATTGTTGCACAAAAGGAAAATGCTGAAACCACCACAGAGAATTCTAACCCAACCcccaagaaaaagaagaagaagaagaataagaatgTGCAAGATGCAGAGCAACTTCTGACTTGTGATCCTTCAATTGCGATTGGTGCGGTACCTGATGTTACGAAAGAAGGAGGATCACAACAAGGTGATGCTAATGGGAATGGGGGTTTATGCCCTAAGCCCTTGTTGGACACACCAATCCCAATTGTTCCACAAGAGGGAAATGCTAAAACATCTACACAGAACCCTAACCCAATCCcccagaaaaagaagaagaagaagaatgtgcAAGGTGCAGAGCAACATCTGACGTGTGATCCTTCAATCCTAATAGATGTGGAACCTGATGTTACCAAGGAAGTAGGGGCACAACAAATTTCAGAAACAGCTGAAACAACTACACATGACCCTGTTCCAACCCCCAAGAAAAACAAGAATAAGGATGTGCAAGTCGCACAACAGCAACTTCACACATGCGACCCTTCAATCCCGACAAGTGCCGAACCTGATGTTATGAAGGAAGAAGCAACAAAACAAGGTGATGCTGATGGGAATGAGGGTTTATGCCCAAAACCCTTACTGGACAAACCAATCCCAATTTTTCCACAAGAAGAAAATGCTGAAACATCTAGGCAGAACCCTAATCCAACCCcccggaagaagaagaagaagaatgttgAAGGTGCAGAGCAAGTTCAGACATGTGATCCTTCAATCCTGACTGGTGTGGAACCTGATGTTATGAAGGAAGAAGGGGCACAACAAGGTTCAGACCTGCCAGCTGAAACAACTAGACAGATCCATGCCCCAACCCCcaagaaaaacaagaagaagGATGTGCAAGGTGCACAACAGCAACTTCAGACATGCGACCCTTCAATCATGATAGGTGTGGAACCCAATGTTATGAAGGAAGAAGGAGCACAACAAGGTGAAGCTAATGAAACTGCGGTCTTTGGAATAAATGAAGAATGCCCTGGACCTGATTCAATGCCCCTGAAAGACACTCTCCGGAAAAAGAAGAATGTGCTTAAGTCCCAGGGGGCTGAACCTGAACCAAAATCAAAGGAGTCCAATAATACACATCACCCTCAACAATGCTACTCAGACTCAGAActgaaaatgaagatgaaaaaagGGGCAGAAGCTAATGCTGAGAACTCTGCAGTGTGCCCTAAACCTAAATTGGCACTCCCATCTGACATAGCAATCCCTAATAATTCACAAGTGAACAAAAGGGCAGAACCAACTGAAGCTAAGGTTGAGGATCAGGCATGTTCTAAACCTAAATTAGCATCCCCAATAGACCTGCCAGCTCCAACAAactcagaaaagaaaaaagaggtaGAACCTGTCCAAAACCCTGATGCACGTGCTCAACCCCCTCAACCTCAACCTTGCTCTGCGCCATGTGCAGAGCCTCCGGGTGATCCAGCAACTCCAATTGAtcagagaagaagaaaacaaaaaagcaagagagaaaaagaaacaataataatatgctCAGAAGAGGTGGAGAACCAAGGGAGCCCATTGCATATGGACATAACCCTCAACCAGGCCCCAGACCAGGTCCAACAAGACCAAGCAACCCCAATAAGCCTACAACCAGCATCCTTGATGGACCAAACAATCCTGGTGGATCCAGCAACCCCAATAGACCTAGAACTGACGATGAAGAAGATaaagaagaagcaaaggaaGAAGACAACTTCTACAGAGCTGCCAGAAATCTCAATTCAGACATCTACATGCCTTATAGAAGCATCCCCAATAGACCCAGCAATTCCAATGGACCCTTGCCTTGCAATCTCAACAGGCCCTGAACAGGAGAtgtcaaagaaaaagaagaaaaggaagagtAAGCTTGAAAGTGAAGCGGCAGAACTCAATGAACACTACAAGCTGCCTGAAGCTGCTCCGCCTGAGGCCCCTGTTCAGAAATCTATATACCATACAGATGCACCCTCAATCGACCCAGTGGGCCCATCTCCCCCTGTTGACACAGAAACCCCAATAGACCAAGGTCAGCAGATgaccaagaaaaagaggaagaagaaaaagaggatTGTGATCATAATTGAAGGGACAGAAACCAATGAACACGGTGTCAAGCCACCTGAAACCCTAGTTCAAAAATTTGCATATCCTACAGTAACAACCTCAATAGACCCAACAATCCCAGTCCCAGCTCCCCCAATAGATCAAGGTCAGAAGATgaggaagaaaatgagaaagagaAGTGCCCTTATAAGCAAAGGAGCAGAACCTGATGAACATGATGACAAGCCACCTGGAACCCCAGTTCAAAGATCTATACATCCTATAGCAGAACCCTCAATAGACCCAACAATTCCAGCAAGCCAAACTCCTCCAGTAGACCCAGCAACCCCAGTAGACCCTGAACCGATgaccaagaaaaagaggaagaagaaaaggaacagTGCAAAAAATGAAGGGTTAGAATCTGAGAAACACAATGCTGATCGAATTGCAGAAACCCCAGTTCAAAAAACTGAAGGATCCACAACTGAAAATTCTATG AGATGCCGGGCATGCCGACAGCCTGGTCATAGATTCCAACAATGCCAGCGGCTGAAATGTCTTTCCATGGATGAGGAAGTTTGCTTCTTTTGTGGGGAAATTGGACATTCCCTTGGAAAATGCGATGTGTCTCAAGCAG GGGGAGGAAGGTTTGCTAAGTGCTTACTCTGTTATGGACATGGACACTTCAGCTATAACTGTCCTCAAAATGGTCATGGAATTGATCCaaag GTGCTTGCAGTCAATGGGGCTATCAATAGAA TTCCATCTTGTAGCAGCAGTGGAAGCTCGAAGAGAGCTCTTGCCGAGGTTTAA